TGGGGTCAAAATACATAATGCATAAGGCCAGATACTTGTCTATCTGACGGCTTTTCAATCTATTGTCACAGCGTTTCTGCTCCAGCGCTTTACAAATTGTAAAATTGACTTTTCACCTCGGACGACCACAAGCAAATTTGTCTTCTGGCACTTACTGGCATTGGAATAATGTAAAAAAGTGCAAATTGTACCTTTTAAGTTGGAAAAATACAAACCGTAGAAAAATAAGAACATTCTCATTGCAGTAGTTAAGGCAAACAGTGAACATCTAAGCTCTGCACTTTTCTAATAAAGGATAAAAGTCTTTCCTCCATTAGTCTAGCTtcagaaaaaaaagcttttagacTAGAACATGCCAGGGAAGCTGTGGTAGCGGTAAACAACGTCTGCCTGCAGAAATCCGTAATTGTCAACAGCCTCCGGACTGCCCAGGTTCGAAGAGCAGTAGGATGGAGAAGAAGCAGACGAGGACGCGCTTGATGGCCAGGAGCACGCATCACTGCCCGGACTGGGTGCATCCCCCATACAGCTGAGAGCCGGTGCAGAGTCTCTGCCTTTGTTCAGGTCTGCGATGCGTATGGTCTCGGATAGAGCCCAGATGTAGTTGTGCGCAAAGCGGAGGGTCTCGATTTTGGTCAGCTTGGTATCGTCCGGGAAGGCGGGTAGCACACCGCGTAGGGTGTCCAGGGCGTCGTTCAGGTTGTGCATGCGATTCCTTTCGCGGTCGTTCGCCTTCAGCCGCCTGTTCTTTTTCACCACGTGGACGGTGGCCTCGCTTCTGACGCGCCCCCTGCGCTtctttttctgctgcagctcGGCGGCCGAGTCCTGAGCGTCATGCGCCGGGGATGGAACGGAGGAAGCCGGGGAGGCGGCGTGCATGCTGCCGCGGGAATCCTCGTCATCCGTGTGAGGGAAGTAATCGCAGCTGTTGCTGTCTAGGTCAGAAAATGCGCTCTCCATGATGATCACTGCGGAAAtgcaaaaagaaatacattagGAACTATTTGCAACTGTTTAACACGATAACATACTGcgcaaaatgtattaaatgtatgtGCTGTGTGGACTCTACATACCTGTTAAGTCTGGGAGTTAGGGATGAGGAAGGATCTCGTGCTAGGAAGCCCAACTGGCGCAGATAAAGTTTGTGTTGAAGTTTGAAGGCACGCGTCCGTCTCGGTTTTGCTCTTCAATCAGCTCTCGTGAGCTAGTGAGCCTGGCACACGACTGGCCTCAGTTCCCTTATATACTCCGTTAAGACAATGGGCGCACCCCCGTGCTTTGGCATTTCGCtgaaggatggatgaatgggttgCATCAGGTCTGCCCCGTGCCGCACGACTATCTCATTAGCATAATTTATGCCAGTTGTTTGTTGGCCCTCTGGAGCGTGCCTGTAATCACTACTGGCCAATCAGAGCGCGCCAATGCTCCGAGCCACGCGAACGCCGCTGTTGCTATCTGTCCTCTCAAGAGCAATTCCGCTTTAAGATAAAGCTatgaaaagaaagagaaaaaagaaagaaagacagaaagaagacTAGCCAAACTCCAGACTAAAGAGACCCCCGGGCTAGGCACGCTTTTTAAAATCAGCAAGAACTTTTTACATGCTTGAACAAAGAGAAAACCCTGCAAACTACCTGCTTGCTTATTTATGCACCTGATAAACTTTAATGAATCTATTATAGACcaatttaaagcatttaaaccCAGTTTTCTTGTTTGCTGGGTAGGTGTTTGAGGCATGCATTTTCATCAAACATGGTGAAATAATTTGTGTTCAATAACATTAAAGCCCTAAATACATCACATTTGAATGTTTTGAAATGGATAAACAAGAGTAAAACATTGCCAACCTACTTTTTGCATAATCTAGAGCTCAAAAAAAGTATGCAGCCATAAACACACACGACTTGTGTGTTGTATATTAAGCAGACATTGTgttttgcataaaaaaaaactgggcGCAAAATAGCATTTTACCAGATGTACCACattgctgtttatttttatttgcatttaagaccaaaatacatatattttatgtagATTTTTATGTTTCTATAGCTACAGTTATTTAGTTGTCAGGTGTCCTGCATCAAGACAATTCTAACGTGTGCAGTTAAAATGGGCCACATATTCTGGTAAACATGCCATTAAACATGAAACGTTACtgtctgatgatgatgatattattgttattagtagtgtagtagtagtagtagtagtagtagtagttgtagtatatCTATCTAATTGATACTATTTGAGAACTGATGTAACAGCATTATTgcaaaataatgtataacataTTATTTCGTAGTGTTTAATCCTATAAGCTGGTGACAATTATTACATTACAAGGCTTTTTAATGGGTGAAGATCTGGCAATTGTAAAGTCCATATAATGTACATTTCTTTAAGCCACTGGATTGCAGTACTTTcactgtattcatattaattATGTAGAACAGGTAGATTAATCTTTAATGGTGTAAGTTGTATTAATTCATGTCAGCAAAATGCATGATATGGTAACTGTGTCGGTGTGTTAACACCTGTCAGAAAGCATCTGTACTTGTTTATGTATCAATCCTATTTAtccaaaacacagagaaaaatacaGTGCCAATAACCATAACCAACACAATAGTCACAAGCTAACAAGCCCTGCACTGTAATGAGGTGTACTAAGTTATTTAAATATTCCAGGGCATTAACATGTGTTACACTGATCTGTGTTAAATTGACCCGCAGTATAGAACGAAGTATTGAGTAAGCTGTTGATATATACACTCATGGGCACTTCACTCAAACCCCCCTACTAACATGGGGTTTGGGCTCAGCTCAATGAGCAGGTGTACTTGTGTACAAGTCAGTAAAGGAAGGTTAAAATCTACACATAGCCTATATACCGGTAGGGAACAAATAGGCTAGATTATATCAGTTTTGATATTGCAATTTGTTCTTTTTAGTAAATGACTAATTAAAACAAACTTTCAcgaatttaaatgtttatttaagtgtttattaAAATCACAAGGTTGTCATGACatacatgtaaacttttgacctgaaCTGTATCAATTGTTTTGTCAGTGCATCACTACACCATAAACAACACTTGAGGCACAGTGGCAATAAGCTGTATAGTCTGCTATGACTGTCTATACAAATCCACAGTGCAACACCACGAGTCCACAAGTGTTCCATTTTCTTATTGATATTTGCGCCAGATGAAAGAAGCCGTTAAATCATACTGCCCCGCTATGCGCAATTTCTTAAGGTTTATTTAAAGACATCTTTATGAGACAGCCATACAATTGACCATTAATTATTCAATTGATTCAATCGCCTGCATCTTGCGCCTCCTTTAGAATTAATAGAAAGGGGGCACTATTTAGGAATAGTCGGAGGAGAGACCTGCAGCGCTTTTCTCTATGCGGTATTATGAGGACTGGGGGACagtcatttataaataattacacaATGTTTAGAGTCTTCAGGCATGTATAATATATCAAAGCGATTATAAGGTGAATTGTTCCATTGTGCGCGTCTCTCCGCTCTCCTTTTCAGCTCTACACGCCTTGTCCGCCGTCCAATTTCTGCGCCTCTGCGCTTTTGTCACTCATTTTCTCCTCGGCCTGCAACACTCCAATAGCATTATTCTCATTCAAATCATCCCAGCGGGAACAAAAACACCCTGCGCCCTGGAGCACGTTCAGGCTTTCTCTACAGCCTCcacactttgtgccaaacttacaaaatgcatatgtgCCAGAGTTGGACGAGTTAGGGGTGACCAGGGGTGattgttacagtttttttttttttttacttttagacCAGTTTAAAATATATGATGTGCTTCATGAAACTTTTACTGtgcttttgtaaaaaaaaaaaaaaacaacattttaaaaataaaacaaacaaattaatttcaatattcattttaattgtttaacttttattactttaaaaGCATCGTTAATTTGGTTTGTTACATTCTTTTATGCAgaatacatattttattataaatatataaaaatgtattgtaaaCCATATCAGTAAATCAAGAATAATAGCTTATTTAATTGGCATTAGTTTGTTGATTGGTAACAAAGAcagttcaagtttttttgtGCACTTTTTGGTGCTCCATGGAGCATTAAAAGCAATGTCCACTAGAGGGCAGATCAATGCCCAAAGCTTCCCATTATTGCAGAATACTACTACAGCATACTACTACAACATGTTAGTACAAGTTAGCACATCAACAATAGTGTAGTTACTATTTTTGTAGTTACTAGTTTAGGATGTAGCCCTCCAATTAATGCTGTTCAGTCTGTTCATCACCATGAAAGCATACTTTATGTCACCATATTTTTGTGTTAAATTACTAGACTATACTAAATGGACAAAAGTGTGTCGATATCTGGAGTTCCTAAACACCAGACTCATCAAATAATGTCTTCATGGAATTAAGTTTGTGCACACGACTACAGTCATGCACAGCTGGAAGCATgacgtttattttaaatgtatatagattttatacacttgttagaAATCAGTCAATTACATTTAAAGCACACTCAAAACATgtatttactcattcacaccCATTTACCATTTATTTTAGCCAATCTGTTTTCCGCTTGTTTTTGGCATGTGACAGGAAATATATGGATACGTGAAGGAAACCAAATTGAATATTTTGTTGAACATGACAAACTCATCATAGGCAGTGACCAAAAAAGAAGATAGCAGGTCTAAAGGGTCATTGCAGGACCACAACCACCACACTGCCCCAGAATCACAGTTGTATAGATATTTCCGTTTTTGAATAAAAGTTATAATTCCAACTATATTTCAatcacaaaaaatatttaaaatgcacCTGCACTCAGGTTGGAAGACAGTTCACCTTTCAAtatgacaatgacccgaagcataGAGCCAAAACAATGCTACAGTAGCTATGGGCAAGTGTCTGAAGTCTGCAGCCAAATCCCAGACTTAAATCCCATTGAACATCTAGAGACACCTAAACATGGCAGTTCAAAGATGCTTGACATCCAGTTTTACAGAGATCAAGAGGATATTCCATTAATTCATGGGCAAAGCTTGTACAAATGTATCAAATATAATTTTCATCTGTAATTGTTGCAGCTTCTACAATTTATTGAATAAAGTGCctgaataaaatttttattttaaatacattgagTAACTTTTGAAGTTTTCATTTTGTCATTATTAGTAATTGACTGTGCATTGATGGGTAAAAAGGTAATTATATCATTTTTTAAATCAGATCCATAACACAaactacaaaccctatttccagaaaagttgggacattttctataatgcaattaaaatgaaTATGTAATTTAACAAAAGAAAGTACATGGAAAAGACATTTTatgaccaacttgattgtattttgtaaatataaacaaatatcaaATCTGATGccagcaacacattcaaaaaaagttgggacatattaaaattctaccatctcTATACTTTACAGTGGGTGTGGTGTTCTGTGGATCATAAGTACAAACGTTTTTTCTCCAAACATGACAAGCTGAATTACTGGCAGAAGATCATAGTTCCAAAGAAAGTTGCAATGTGCCTAAATGTGTATCTTCCCTTTTAGGAGAAGAGTTAAGCGTGGAATATAAGAATGAAGATGGTTGTGGTGCCGTtgatttcttgtttttttgtatGTTACTGTTGCTCTTGCTGCTTTTGTCATTTTGCAACTGTTTTGAGTGACTGTGGGCTTTTCTTTTAACTTAATTAGTTATGGGACATGTCTAGGAATTCTTACTTGTGAATCCATAGAGCTTCTAAGTAAATCAGAACAACTGAACTGAAAgcaatgtagatagatagatagatagatagatagatagatagatagatagatagatagatagatagatagatagatagatagatagatagatagatagatagatagatgttacACCTGACTCGTGTAAGCCATCCCATTCTTATCCTGCATCTTGCATTTCCTATCTTGGCAATGACTGACTGGCTTTTCCTCTTGCATGCACTATGCTGGAGGCTACTACTCTAACTGAACTTTTTATTGCTCCGGTTTAAAGGCCTCCGGTGTTGTTGCATCTCAGAAGCTCCTGATGGAGGAAGAGATCGATTTTATTATTACAACACCAACCTGTCAGCAATAACTTCAAAGACCCAAAACAGCTTGAATGCCCATTGGCTTTAGTTAGGACATTAGCGATCTGCCTTAAACGTGAACCTTATTGCACATATAAAGTGACTTATTTCCATAAAAGTGATGGATGGAAAAGAGGGGTTCTTTAGTGAAGGGGATGCTGGGGGTGGATCGTTTTTTTTCCCCGCACAGAGAGAGGGGTTGCCAAGGAGATTTTGACAGGATTAGGCACAAGTGCACGGGATCTTATTGCATTTCAATAGCACAAACACGTGAGAAAATGAAACAAGCGCATTACTTAAAGAGGCGCTGAGCTGCTCCTTCAAGGCGAGCTTTACACCCAGCCTAGGATGCGGACTTTAAATCTAGACTAAATCTAGATAATCAATACTACCAAAAGGGGGGTATTCAGACTTTATCAGGACACCTCTGTTAAACCAAAAACTGGGAAAAGTGTAAATGCACTAGGTTTAGATCTTTTCAGCAAACGGATACGCGTGGCAGGTGTTTGTGTACTTTCCTcctcccagtctgttttacgcTCTTTATAGAAGTCTGGCATGGGTCGTGTGTGACTCTTTTCTTCTCCTTAAGAATGTCTCtctatttatttcatatatatgTCCGCAAGTCGAATTTAAATTCAATTTCGCGTTTGGCCCAGCATTAATCCCCGGGTATTAACGCGATTACCGCAAAGGACCTTTGAGTCAGAAAGTCTGATAGAAGTTTTCACATGGTAATCCCCGAAATAATCCCTTCCCCTCTGCAGACGCCCGTGCACCCctttctcctgcttccacagccGCAAAGGACAGAATAGGACCATTACTCCTGAATGATAATTCATTCCTTACTCCACTGCCTCAATTGTGGCAGGAGAGCACTCCCCAAAATCCGAAAATCAACCCCCATCTCTGGTAAATTCTGGTAAAAAGAGAAAACCAAAGCCATGGCACTGGCAACACCACTGCCCAAATTCAACAACTTCACTTACTTTAGTTGATATGGTTTATTAAACGCCAGACTTCAAATAAGAATGTCAATTTACCCAACATTGTGCATTATATTTCTAACTTTTGTATACATATTTCCTCTTTTAATGAGAAATTGATCAGGAAATCAATTTTTCAAGTTCTAAAGTTATATTTTAAAGCATGCATTTTATATATGCAATAGTCTTTTTAGTTTATACCTTTGttgcacagtggctaagtgggtagcactgtcgcctcacaggtcctgggttcgatcccccagtggggcggtctgggtcctttctgtgtggagtttgcatgttctccccatgttcgtgtgggtttcctctaggtgctccggtttcctcccacagt
The nucleotide sequence above comes from Trichomycterus rosablanca isolate fTriRos1 chromosome 8, fTriRos1.hap1, whole genome shotgun sequence. Encoded proteins:
- the neurog1 gene encoding neurogenin-1, which codes for MESAFSDLDSNSCDYFPHTDDEDSRGSMHAASPASSVPSPAHDAQDSAAELQQKKKRRGRVRSEATVHVVKKNRRLKANDRERNRMHNLNDALDTLRGVLPAFPDDTKLTKIETLRFAHNYIWALSETIRIADLNKGRDSAPALSCMGDAPSPGSDACSWPSSASSSASSPSYCSSNLGSPEAVDNYGFLQADVVYRYHSFPGMF